A section of the Campylobacter porcelli genome encodes:
- a CDS encoding alpha/beta fold hydrolase codes for MAVKQIEYNGLKYELSYEISGQNSGQNILILHGWGANKELMKRAFSRYFDDYNCVYLDLPGFGLSSHLEVALNSRDYANIVSKFSSMLGFEFDAIMGHSFGGKVATLLEPKNLILLSSAGIIHKKRLSVRFKIAIFKLLKRFGFSRFWRFFATKDVNNMSKIMYETLKSVVDEDFSSIFANLNSNSLIFWGISDDATPLSSGKKIASLIKNSKFYPLEGDHFFFLNNAKFISQTISKELK; via the coding sequence ATGGCGGTAAAACAGATAGAGTATAATGGATTAAAGTATGAATTAAGCTATGAAATTTCAGGGCAAAATAGCGGTCAAAATATCCTAATCCTACACGGCTGGGGAGCAAATAAGGAGCTGATGAAAAGGGCATTTAGTAGATATTTTGATGATTATAATTGTGTATATTTAGATCTCCCTGGATTTGGGCTTAGTAGCCATTTAGAAGTAGCGCTTAATAGTCGTGATTATGCTAATATTGTAAGTAAATTTAGTAGTATGCTAGGATTTGAGTTTGATGCTATTATGGGGCATAGCTTTGGTGGGAAGGTAGCTACACTTTTAGAGCCAAAAAATTTAATCTTGCTTAGTAGTGCTGGGATAATCCATAAAAAGCGTCTTAGTGTTCGATTTAAGATAGCTATTTTTAAGCTTTTAAAGCGTTTTGGATTTAGTAGATTTTGGAGATTTTTTGCTACTAAAGATGTGAATAATATGAGTAAGATTATGTATGAGACGCTAAAGAGCGTTGTAGATGAGGATTTTAGCTCCATTTTTGCTAATCTTAACTCAAATTCTCTTATATTTTGGGGGATTAGCGATGATGCGACGCCACTTAGTAGTGGAAAAAAGATTGCTAGTTTGATTAAAAATAGCAAATTTTACCCACTTGAAGGCGATCACTTTTTTTTCTTAAATAATGCTAAATTTATATCTCAAACCATATCTAAGGAGCTAAAGTGA
- a CDS encoding Mur ligase family protein: MSIFLVLAKFIFVMTLGYYFISAFQWFNYKIKRVIFHYTKPMWHIYFIILPLFLIAIFDNFIYQISITILYLIATIFWAYKLDKRVVITARVKRFFAFLIVGFGLFIFCPYSGNWLFHTIFSLIFAILFSTLSEKIVAIWYKNQAISKLKSMPNLKIILVTASFGKTSIKNFIYDIANGELKTHKTPRSVNTLLGIIRDINDNLSSDVELYIVEAGARLSGDIDEIAKFINPQIVVIGQIGGAHLEYFGSLDRVRAVKLEALNSNRLKTCIAHSSTNLKDKAIIYDELVSGVRSTLDGVWFDMSLDGVKRHFSANLLGEFNSYNLAAAILACKAAGVKNINLDSIKSVEHRLQRIDANGKVIIDDSFNGNLNGMLASYKLVSEFKGRKIILTPGIIEGGSGVNIELSKAIDDVFDILVITSALNENELTKYIKKAKIVRLFDKSKMGEFLSSNTMSGDLILFSNDAPSFV, from the coding sequence GTGAGTATATTCTTGGTGCTGGCTAAATTTATCTTTGTTATGACTCTTGGATACTATTTTATTAGTGCGTTTCAGTGGTTTAATTATAAGATTAAAAGGGTGATTTTTCACTATACTAAGCCGATGTGGCATATATATTTTATCATTTTACCGCTATTTTTGATAGCTATTTTTGATAATTTTATATATCAAATTTCAATTACTATTTTGTATCTGATAGCTACTATTTTTTGGGCTTATAAATTAGATAAAAGGGTTGTGATAACTGCTAGAGTGAAGAGATTTTTTGCTTTTTTGATTGTTGGATTTGGGCTTTTTATCTTTTGTCCTTATAGTGGGAATTGGCTTTTTCATACGATTTTTAGCTTGATTTTTGCCATTTTATTTAGCACTCTTAGCGAAAAAATAGTAGCTATTTGGTATAAAAATCAAGCCATCTCAAAGCTAAAATCTATGCCAAATTTAAAAATTATCTTAGTGACAGCTAGTTTTGGCAAGACTAGTATTAAGAATTTTATCTATGATATCGCTAATGGGGAGCTTAAAACTCATAAGACCCCACGAAGCGTAAATACTTTGCTTGGGATCATTCGTGATATTAATGATAATTTAAGCAGTGATGTGGAGCTTTATATAGTTGAAGCTGGGGCTAGACTTAGTGGCGATATAGATGAGATTGCTAAATTTATAAATCCGCAGATTGTGGTTATAGGGCAGATTGGTGGGGCGCATTTAGAGTATTTTGGCTCACTTGATAGGGTAAGGGCTGTAAAGTTAGAGGCGTTAAACTCAAATAGACTTAAGACTTGTATAGCTCACAGCTCTACAAATTTAAAAGATAAAGCCATAATCTACGATGAGCTAGTAAGTGGGGTTAGAAGCACCCTTGATGGGGTTTGGTTTGATATGAGCTTAGATGGGGTAAAAAGGCATTTTAGTGCGAATTTGCTTGGTGAGTTTAATAGCTATAATCTTGCCGCTGCGATTTTGGCTTGTAAGGCTGCTGGGGTTAAAAATATAAATTTAGATAGCATAAAAAGCGTAGAGCATAGACTTCAAAGGATTGATGCTAATGGCAAGGTAATTATCGATGATAGCTTTAATGGAAATTTAAATGGTATGTTAGCTAGTTATAAGCTTGTAAGTGAGTTTAAAGGAAGAAAAATTATATTAACGCCAGGTATTATAGAGGGTGGAAGTGGCGTAAATATCGAGCTTTCAAAGGCTATAGATGATGTTTTTGATATTTTGGTAATTACAAGTGCTTTAAATGAAAATGAGCTAACAAAGTATATTAAAAAAGCTAAGATTGTAAGATTATTTGATAAGTCTAAAATGGGTGAGTTTTTATCATCAAATACTATGAGTGGGGATTTAATCTTATTTAGTAATGATGCTCCGAGCTTTGTATAA
- a CDS encoding flagellar assembly protein A: MVEDSKNPYQDIDAVSKSMGVPPEYLDFDILEIFTSYKNNQQAEFALAEDVSIFDDDEFFLDENLSIMQSYKVKFYDTREDIRPYLPKITLGANKYSTKVVATIKEDTSVKYTPTFEKELINTIYKKMLKAGFLIDLRCKDFKKRVSRLTSILRINEMIEKSETIVVATGIDPVLSMDGKLLVYYKNNNDDSNNDDKKKGRRDIDRGFLSGVIEGDLIMEYIKPTIGSCGRSLKGDIIPVEAPKNTEENQIIVSQNIKAEESEDHIKYIALKSGYVIEEGNKYDIKEEIDVGSVNLKSTGSITTSLDSDVKINIKESDYLSDAIGSGMKVETSEVRAIGNVAKDAVIKAKSVVIEGNTHAQSKIYTQDANISLHMGYLECDEAHIDRLEGGKIKAKKAYIGCVLGGDIEADEIYIKTLHSNSVIRASTLISIDELKGDNNRLIVDVSSILDQNGEVTKHHKKIQALEDELKVLPKDLEYKKNVIESNKNSINMIKNRLLEMRQEGITPPAAFLNKLKDFQGLVADYNQILKRINSKQIELATLKDELISMESIIFDAKIINRDRWTELNEIKFKLIEPPIDISYSTKENEIARVMTLKAGINGYEIKRSNEL, encoded by the coding sequence ATGGTAGAAGACAGCAAAAATCCATATCAAGATATTGATGCGGTTTCTAAGAGTATGGGGGTACCGCCAGAGTATTTGGATTTTGATATTTTAGAGATATTTACTAGTTATAAAAATAATCAACAAGCCGAGTTTGCTCTAGCAGAAGATGTGTCTATTTTTGATGATGATGAGTTTTTCTTAGATGAGAATTTATCCATTATGCAAAGTTATAAGGTTAAATTTTATGATACTAGAGAAGATATTAGACCCTACCTTCCAAAAATAACTCTAGGAGCAAATAAATACTCCACAAAGGTAGTAGCAACGATAAAAGAAGACACCTCAGTTAAATATACTCCGACATTTGAAAAAGAGCTGATAAATACAATTTATAAAAAAATGCTTAAGGCTGGATTTTTAATCGATTTAAGATGTAAAGATTTTAAAAAGAGAGTATCTAGGCTAACCTCAATTTTAAGAATAAATGAGATGATAGAAAAATCAGAGACTATTGTCGTAGCTACTGGCATTGATCCAGTGCTATCTATGGATGGTAAATTGCTAGTTTATTATAAAAATAATAATGATGATAGCAATAATGATGATAAAAAAAAGGGTAGAAGAGATATTGATAGGGGATTTTTAAGTGGTGTTATAGAGGGTGATTTGATAATGGAGTATATTAAGCCTACTATTGGCTCTTGTGGGCGTAGCTTAAAAGGGGATATTATCCCAGTAGAAGCTCCTAAAAACACTGAAGAGAATCAAATAATAGTAAGTCAAAATATCAAAGCAGAAGAGAGCGAAGATCATATCAAATATATAGCTCTTAAAAGTGGCTATGTAATTGAAGAGGGTAATAAATATGATATAAAAGAGGAGATAGATGTAGGGTCTGTAAATTTAAAATCTACTGGCTCGATTACTACAAGCTTGGATTCTGATGTTAAGATAAATATTAAAGAGAGTGATTATTTAAGTGATGCTATTGGTAGTGGTATGAAGGTTGAAACTAGCGAGGTTAGAGCTATTGGTAATGTCGCTAAAGATGCAGTAATCAAAGCTAAAAGCGTAGTAATAGAGGGTAATACTCACGCCCAATCAAAAATCTATACACAAGATGCGAATATATCATTACATATGGGTTATTTGGAGTGCGATGAAGCTCATATAGATAGATTAGAAGGTGGTAAGATAAAGGCGAAAAAGGCGTATATAGGTTGTGTTTTAGGTGGCGATATAGAAGCTGATGAGATATATATAAAAACTCTTCACTCAAATTCAGTTATAAGAGCTTCAACCTTAATAAGCATAGATGAGCTAAAGGGCGATAATAATAGATTAATAGTAGATGTAAGTAGTATATTAGATCAAAATGGCGAAGTAACCAAACATCATAAAAAAATCCAAGCCTTAGAAGATGAGCTAAAGGTATTGCCAAAAGATCTAGAGTATAAAAAGAATGTTATAGAGAGTAATAAAAACTCTATAAATATGATAAAAAATAGATTATTAGAGATGAGACAAGAGGGTATTACCCCACCAGCTGCGTTTTTAAATAAATTAAAAGATTTCCAAGGATTAGTAGCTGATTATAATCAAATTTTAAAACGCATAAATTCAAAACAGATAGAGTTAGCTACCTTAAAAGATGAGTTAATTAGTATGGAGAGTATAATCTTTGATGCTAAAATCATAAATAGAGATCGCTGGACTGAGCTAAATGAGATTAAATTTAAATTAATCGAGCCGCCAATTGATATATCATATAGCACTAAAGAGAATGAGATAGCAAGGGTTATGACGCTAAAGGCTGGTATAAATGGATATGAGATAAAAAGGTCAAATGAGCTATGA
- the ruvA gene encoding Holliday junction branch migration protein RuvA, protein MIRAIEGLITKKEPTNIHIKCSGITYAVNISLFTSTSLNKGDNVELLITQIIREDANLLYGFLNESEQRIFELLLKVNGIGVSTAMAVCSSLSPEEFSSAIINGDDGVLKRVPGIGPKSARTLIAQLSDAKLGDISGSNSISSEAFMALESLGFKRDKISAALSKCTSSDTPSLIKEALKILS, encoded by the coding sequence ATGATAAGGGCAATTGAGGGATTAATAACTAAAAAGGAACCAACAAATATACACATTAAGTGTAGCGGTATCACATACGCAGTAAATATATCGCTATTTACTAGCACTTCATTAAATAAAGGCGATAATGTCGAGTTGCTTATCACCCAAATTATTAGAGAAGATGCGAATTTGCTATATGGATTTTTAAATGAGAGTGAGCAAAGGATTTTTGAATTGCTTTTAAAGGTTAATGGCATTGGGGTTTCTACGGCTATGGCGGTTTGTTCATCTCTAAGCCCAGAGGAGTTTAGCTCAGCTATTATAAATGGTGATGATGGAGTGCTAAAGCGTGTCCCAGGAATAGGCCCAAAGAGTGCTAGAACTCTAATAGCTCAGCTAAGCGATGCTAAATTAGGCGATATAAGTGGCTCAAATAGTATTAGTAGTGAAGCCTTTATGGCGCTTGAGAGCTTAGGCTTTAAACGAGATAAAATAAGTGCAGCTCTATCTAAATGCACCAGTAGCGATACGCCATCTTTGATTAAAGAGGCGCTTAAAATATTATCTTAA
- a CDS encoding D-alanine--D-alanine ligase, translating into MNYGIVFGGASWEHEISIVSAIAIKRALKANLKFIFVDANREFYLIEPSDMRANFFSSKKYKKCKKLYLKDGGFITHNIFGVKSIGVDCYINLIHGCDGEDGKIAGLFEFYSLKFIGPRLEASVMSYSKVLTKFLALKCGVKTLKYEVITRGQKPNLSLPYILKPSHLGSSIGVSVVSSQKELDYALDVGFEFDKEILVEPFIDGVREFNLAGFMSDNGLELSIIEEPKKDKMLDFNQKYMSFSSSNSQEADISDKIKDKIKEAFNRIYIGGGFDGAIIRCDFFVIDDEVYLNEINPNPGSLANYLFSDFTSSINRLANSVKIERKIPVDYKYINSITSNKGKLA; encoded by the coding sequence ATGAATTATGGTATAGTCTTTGGTGGGGCAAGTTGGGAGCATGAGATTAGCATTGTCTCAGCTATAGCTATTAAAAGGGCGTTAAAAGCTAATTTGAAATTTATATTTGTAGATGCTAATAGGGAGTTTTATCTAATCGAGCCTAGCGATATGAGGGCTAATTTTTTCAGCTCTAAAAAGTATAAAAAGTGTAAAAAACTATATTTAAAAGATGGTGGTTTCATCACTCATAATATCTTTGGCGTTAAGAGTATTGGGGTGGATTGTTATATAAATTTAATTCACGGATGCGATGGCGAAGATGGCAAGATAGCTGGGCTATTTGAGTTTTACTCTCTTAAATTTATAGGCCCACGACTTGAGGCTAGTGTGATGAGCTACTCAAAGGTTTTAACTAAATTTTTAGCCTTAAAATGCGGTGTTAAAACGCTTAAATACGAGGTGATAACTAGAGGTCAAAAGCCAAATTTAAGCTTGCCATATATCCTAAAGCCTTCGCACCTTGGAAGTAGCATTGGGGTAAGCGTGGTATCTAGCCAAAAAGAGCTAGATTATGCTTTAGATGTGGGGTTTGAGTTTGATAAAGAGATTTTGGTTGAGCCATTTATAGATGGTGTTAGAGAGTTTAATTTAGCTGGATTTATGAGTGATAATGGGCTTGAGCTATCTATAATCGAAGAGCCAAAAAAGGATAAAATGCTAGATTTTAATCAAAAATATATGAGTTTTTCAAGTTCAAATTCACAAGAAGCTGATATTAGCGATAAGATTAAAGATAAGATTAAAGAGGCATTTAATAGGATTTATATCGGTGGTGGCTTTGATGGGGCGATCATTAGATGCGATTTTTTTGTTATTGATGATGAGGTCTATCTAAATGAGATAAATCCAAATCCAGGTAGCTTAGCAAACTATCTATTTAGCGACTTTACAAGCTCTATAAATCGCTTAGCAAATAGTGTAAAAATAGAGAGAAAAATCCCAGTTGATTATAAATATATCAACTCAATCACAAGCAATAAGGGTAAATTAGCCTAA
- a CDS encoding prepilin-type N-terminal cleavage/methylation domain-containing protein, producing the protein MQKIKAFSILELIIVMIIIGIFISITTINFKNDELLRAVNQVAFHLRYTQYLALIDDKFNPDDKDWFKGRWQIYFIKTIDKKSVLHYAIFSDSGKYSGSPDGYEVAKNPLNPTKVLAISHAGISSINPTDELDLMSKFNISNVELLDGCSYYNSTRISFDNLGRPYKGNPKSSSNSTQNLITSTCKIRLTHKNGECIHINIAPITALISIADPQKNCN; encoded by the coding sequence ATGCAAAAAATAAAAGCTTTTAGTATTCTTGAGCTTATAATTGTTATGATAATAATTGGTATATTTATATCCATCACAACTATAAATTTCAAAAATGATGAGCTATTAAGAGCTGTAAATCAAGTAGCGTTTCATCTTAGATATACTCAATATCTAGCTTTGATAGATGATAAATTTAATCCAGATGATAAAGATTGGTTTAAAGGTAGGTGGCAAATATATTTTATAAAAACAATTGATAAAAAAAGCGTCTTACACTATGCTATATTTAGCGATAGTGGCAAATATAGCGGAAGTCCAGATGGCTATGAAGTAGCCAAAAATCCGCTAAATCCAACCAAGGTTCTAGCCATCTCCCACGCTGGGATAAGCAGTATAAATCCAACTGATGAGCTAGATTTGATGAGTAAATTTAATATATCTAATGTGGAGCTTTTAGATGGGTGTAGCTACTATAATTCAACTAGAATTAGCTTTGATAATCTTGGAAGACCATATAAAGGCAATCCAAAAAGTAGCTCTAACTCCACTCAAAATTTAATCACCTCCACTTGTAAAATCCGCCTAACCCATAAAAATGGCGAGTGCATCCATATAAATATCGCCCCAATCACTGCTCTAATAAGCATAGCAGATCCGCAAAAAAATTGCAATTAA
- a CDS encoding prevent-host-death protein, producing MAKFSKDEIYTATQVVRNFSSILSDISQAKMKRAFILKNNRFEAVLLNMDEYERLSEAVTLLEAIYNKKKES from the coding sequence ATGGCAAAATTTAGCAAAGATGAGATCTATACTGCTACACAGGTTGTAAGAAATTTTAGCTCGATTTTGAGCGATATTTCACAAGCTAAGATGAAGCGTGCATTTATACTAAAAAATAATCGCTTTGAAGCTGTGCTTTTAAATATGGATGAGTATGAGAGATTAAGCGAAGCTGTAACCTTGCTAGAAGCGATTTATAATAAGAAAAAAGAGAGCTAA
- a CDS encoding CheR family methyltransferase, with protein MREFECSSNDILEFIELAKRFSGNDLISKKDIVKNKIASFAKNKNIDSMKDICSKFQFDRALRQEILNLITINETYFMRELNQLNSAIQYANNISIGTNSVKILCAPCSSGEEVYSLGILSKIIGIDRYKLKIIGIDINSQMIQKCKEGVYNERSVKNLRQSQKEIYFKKYENEYQIKQDLMPMIEFKTINIFDDSLFSLGQFDVILSRNMMIYFDENYRLLTIERFAKILKPYGRIYFGNADLVPYCDLYNKVVDLSSTYYERV; from the coding sequence ATGAGAGAATTTGAGTGTAGCAGTAATGATATTTTAGAATTTATTGAACTAGCTAAAAGATTTAGCGGAAATGACCTAATAAGCAAAAAAGATATAGTTAAAAATAAAATAGCTAGTTTTGCTAAAAATAAAAATATAGATAGTATGAAAGATATATGTAGCAAATTTCAATTTGATAGAGCTTTAAGACAGGAAATTTTAAATTTAATTACAATAAATGAGACATATTTTATGCGTGAGTTAAATCAGCTAAACTCTGCCATTCAATATGCTAATAACATTAGTATCGGCACAAATAGCGTTAAAATTTTATGTGCTCCATGTAGTAGCGGTGAAGAAGTCTATTCTCTTGGAATTTTATCTAAAATTATAGGAATAGATAGGTATAAATTAAAAATTATCGGGATAGATATCAACTCGCAAATGATCCAAAAATGTAAAGAGGGCGTGTATAATGAGCGATCTGTTAAAAATTTAAGGCAATCGCAAAAAGAGATATACTTCAAAAAATATGAAAATGAGTATCAAATCAAACAAGATCTAATGCCGATGATAGAGTTTAAAACCATTAATATATTTGATGATTCTCTATTTTCTCTTGGGCAATTTGATGTGATTTTATCTAGAAATATGATGATATACTTTGATGAGAATTATCGACTTTTAACTATAGAGAGATTTGCTAAAATCCTAAAGCCATATGGTAGAATTTACTTTGGTAATGCTGATTTGGTACCTTATTGCGATCTATATAATAAAGTAGTTGATCTATCTAGTACATATTATGAAAGAGTATAG
- a CDS encoding CheB methylesterase domain-containing protein yields the protein MKQKLILIGASTGGPGHLKKLLSGISLPSNVSVVIAQHMNKNFVGSFANGLAQELRSGVELLNNKITLQNKIYICEQNSIMLNHQLLTANIDQSGVTTTYNPNVNMLFNSAVPLCRIVDVMGILLTGIGDDGASGLNELYKAGAKCIAENEQSAIVYGMPKRAKDINPKLEIGNLDMIKTNLQRFIV from the coding sequence TTGAAACAAAAGCTAATCTTAATCGGTGCTTCTACTGGTGGTCCTGGTCATTTAAAGAAGTTGCTATCTGGTATAAGCTTACCATCAAATGTCTCTGTAGTTATAGCTCAACATATGAATAAAAACTTTGTTGGTTCATTTGCTAATGGGTTGGCTCAAGAGTTAAGATCAGGCGTAGAGCTACTAAATAATAAAATAACATTACAAAATAAAATTTATATTTGTGAGCAAAATAGCATAATGCTAAATCATCAGCTTTTAACGGCAAATATAGATCAAAGCGGAGTTACAACCACATATAACCCAAATGTAAATATGCTATTTAACTCCGCTGTGCCACTATGTAGGATCGTTGATGTGATGGGAATTTTGCTTACTGGTATAGGCGATGATGGAGCTAGTGGATTAAATGAATTATATAAAGCTGGAGCTAAATGCATAGCAGAAAACGAACAATCAGCCATAGTCTATGGAATGCCAAAAAGAGCTAAAGATATAAATCCAAAATTAGAAATTGGCAATTTAGATATGATTAAAACAAATTTACAAAGGTTTATTGTATGA
- a CDS encoding MFS transporter: MKQAEILLYYFCTGLTLCILYATQPIGPIFESQLGISKTQAALFTTAIMTPLAFAGIFYGYLLEKIQIKSILVIAFLLLGISEIIFSFTHSYFLLLNIRGFQGLLIPAVLTGIMSYISQISSKESVANAIGVYIGVTIIGGFMGRALSGFFTDIFGWRVFFFIIGCVAIIASMLLLKFSQNIKASYLKPRLVDIIHTLKTRHNLYIFLMIFGIFFTFQAMLNFIPFELAKIDNEYSSSKAGMLYIGYLVGVLVAFNTKKIVAFFGGSIKAITAGIIILIIATQIFRADSFEWIFIAMVIFCLGNFISHSIASGFINKMATSHKGISNGLYVSFYYFGGALGSFVPGFIYMPFGWSALLWFISGVSLISLIFIMVIRDIKN, encoded by the coding sequence ATGAAACAAGCTGAGATTTTGCTATATTATTTTTGCACGGGGCTAACTCTATGCATCTTATACGCAACTCAGCCTATTGGACCTATCTTTGAAAGTCAGCTTGGTATCTCTAAGACCCAGGCTGCTCTATTTACCACTGCGATCATGACTCCACTAGCGTTTGCGGGGATATTTTATGGCTATTTGCTTGAGAAAATTCAGATAAAAAGCATATTGGTTATAGCATTTTTACTTCTTGGAATTAGCGAGATTATCTTTAGTTTTACCCACTCATATTTTTTGCTTTTAAATATTCGTGGATTTCAAGGATTACTAATCCCTGCGGTACTAACAGGAATTATGAGCTATATCAGCCAAATTTCATCTAAAGAGAGTGTCGCAAATGCCATTGGCGTGTATATCGGAGTGACTATAATTGGCGGATTTATGGGTAGAGCGCTTAGTGGATTTTTTACTGATATTTTTGGGTGGAGGGTGTTTTTTTTTATAATTGGTTGTGTAGCCATAATCGCTTCAATGCTTTTGCTTAAATTTAGCCAAAATATTAAAGCTAGTTATCTCAAACCACGCCTAGTAGATATAATCCACACGCTAAAAACTAGACACAATCTATATATATTTTTAATGATTTTTGGGATATTTTTTACATTTCAAGCAATGCTAAATTTCATTCCATTTGAGCTAGCTAAAATAGATAATGAGTATAGCTCATCAAAGGCTGGAATGCTCTATATAGGCTATTTAGTTGGCGTATTGGTGGCATTTAATACTAAAAAAATAGTAGCCTTTTTTGGCGGCTCAATCAAGGCTATAACCGCTGGAATAATCATACTAATCATCGCTACTCAAATTTTTAGAGCAGATAGCTTTGAGTGGATTTTTATAGCGATGGTGATATTTTGCCTTGGCAACTTTATATCTCACTCAATTGCTAGTGGCTTTATAAACAAAATGGCAACTTCTCATAAGGGAATTTCAAATGGATTATATGTGAGCTTTTACTATTTTGGCGGTGCGCTTGGTAGTTTTGTGCCTGGGTTTATCTATATGCCTTTTGGTTGGAGTGCGTTATTGTGGTTTATTAGTGGTGTTAGCTTGATTTCGTTGATATTTATAATGGTGATTCGTGATATTAAAAATTAA
- a CDS encoding phosphoribosyltransferase, with the protein MKYYSFSSFEQDVKILAKKIKSDFNPDAILGIARGGLTLAHFLANGLDIRDCFSLNSIHYEKTKKLDTIEIYNIPDLSKFKKVLITDDIVDSGETLVAIKKEINKLYPNLQLCIATIFYKPKALIIPNFSIREADDWIEFFWDLSLD; encoded by the coding sequence GTGAAGTATTATAGTTTTAGCTCATTTGAGCAAGATGTTAAAATACTAGCTAAAAAAATCAAAAGTGATTTTAATCCAGATGCGATCTTAGGTATAGCTAGAGGCGGACTTACTCTAGCTCATTTTTTAGCAAATGGGCTAGATATTAGAGATTGTTTTAGCTTAAATTCCATTCATTATGAAAAAACCAAAAAGCTAGATACTATTGAAATATACAATATTCCAGATTTAAGCAAATTTAAAAAAGTTTTAATCACTGATGATATTGTAGATAGTGGCGAGACTTTGGTAGCTATCAAAAAAGAGATTAATAAGCTATATCCAAATTTACAACTTTGCATAGCAACTATATTTTATAAGCCAAAAGCCCTTATAATACCAAATTTTAGTATTAGAGAAGCTGATGATTGGATAGAGTTTTTCTGGGATTTGAGTTTGGATTAG